From Antennarius striatus isolate MH-2024 chromosome 9, ASM4005453v1, whole genome shotgun sequence, one genomic window encodes:
- the gapdhs gene encoding glyceraldehyde-3-phosphate dehydrogenase 2, with protein sequence MENLTVGINGFGRIGRLVLRACLQKGIKVVAINDPFIDVEYMVYMFKYDSTHGRHHGEVCCEGDKLVIDGQKISVFQCMKPSDIPWGKVKAKYVVESTGVFLSIEKASAHLKAGAERVVVSAPSPDAPMFVIGVNEDKYDASTMKVVSNASCTTNCLAPLAKVIHDNYGIEEALMTTVHAYTATQKTVDGPSAKNWRDGRGAHQNIIPASTGAAKAVGKVIPELNGKLTGMAFRVPVADVSVVDLTCRLSKPASYDDIKTAVKKAAEGPLKGVLGYTEDQVVSTDFISDTHSSIFDARAGIALNDNFVKLISWYDNEFGYSHRVVDLITHMFRQE encoded by the exons ATGGAAAACCTCACTGTTGGAATCAATGG CTTCGGTCGTATCGGCCGTCTGGTCTTGAGGGCTTGCCTTCAGAAAGGCATCAAGGTGGTGGCCATCAATGACCCCTTCATTGACGTGGAGTACATG GTCTACATGTTCAAGTACGACTCCACCCACGGTCGTCACCATGGTGAAGTTTGTTGTGAAGGCGACAAGCTGGTCATCGATGGACAGAAAATTTCTGTCTTCCAGTG TATGAAGCCATCAGATATCCCCTGGGGCAAAGTTAAAGCCAAGTATGTTGTGGAATCCACTGGAGTCTTCCTGTCCATAGAGAAGGCCTCT GCTCACCTGAAGGCTGGAGCTGAGCGTGTGGTTGTGTCCGCGCCCTCCCCCGATGCCCCAATGTTTGTCATTGGAGTTAATGAGGACAAATACGACGCGTCCACTATGAAGGTTGTCAG CAACGCCTCTTGCACCACCAACTGCTTGGCCCCTCTGGCCAAAGTCATTCATGATAACTATGGCATTGAGGAGGCTCTCATG ACTACAGTCCATGCATACACAGCCACCCAAAAGACTGTGGATGGCCCCAGTGCCAAGAACTGGCGCGATGGCCGTGGCGCCCACCAGAACATTATTCCAGCCTCCACTGGCGCTGCCAAGGCTGTGGGGAAAGTCATTCCTGAGCTCAATGG taAGCTGACCGGCATGGCGTTCAGGGTGCCCGTTGCTGATGTGTCAGTCGTGGACCTGACCTGCCGTCTGTCTAAGCCTGCATCTTATGACGACATTAAAACTGCTGTGAAGAAGGCTGCAGAAGGGCCGCTGAAGGGAGTGTTGGGTTACACTGAGGACCAG GTGGTGTCCACCGACTTCATCAGTGACACCCACTCCTCCATCTTTGATGCTCGTGCTGGCATCGCCCTGAACGATAACTTCGTCAAACTCATTTCCTG GTATGACAATGAGTTTGGGTACAGCCACCGTGTTGTTGACCTGATTACTCACATGTTCAGACAGGAGTAG
- the tmem147 gene encoding BOS complex subunit TMEM147, with product MTLFHFGNCFALAYFPYFITYKCSGLSEYNAFWRCVQAGATYLFVQLCKMLFLATFFPTWEGGAGIYDFVGEFMKATVDLADLLGLHLVMSRNAGKGEYKIMVAAMGWATAELVMSRCLPLWVGARGIEFDWKYIQMSFDSNISLVHYIAMAAVVWMFTRYDLPKSFRLPVTVLLALCVYKAFLMELFVHVFVLGSWTVLLVKAVLTGAISLCSLFLFVTLVHSN from the exons ATGACACTGTTTCACTTTGGGAACTGCTTTGCCCTGGCATATTTCCCCTACTTCATAACATACAAGTGCAGTGGCCT ATCAGAGTACAATGCTTTCTGGAGATGTGTTCAGGCTGGAGCGACCTACCTCTTTGTCCAGCTTTGTAAG aTGCTATTCTTGGCTACATTTTTCCCCACATGGGAGGGAGGAGCTGGAATTTATGACTTTGTAGGG gaGTTTATGAAAGCAACAGTGGACCTGGCAGACCTGTTGGGTCTCCATCTTGTCATGTCTCGCAATGCTGGTAAAGGAGAGTACAAGATTATGGTGGCTGCCATGGGTTGGGCAACAGCAGAACTCGTCATGTCAAG GTGTCTTCCTCTCTGGGTGGGAGCCAGAGGCATTGAGTTTGACTGGAAATACATCCAGATGAGCTTTGACTCTAACATAAGTTTG GTCCATTATATTGCCATGGCAGCAGTAGTGTGGATGTTCACACGATATGACCTTCCTAAGAGCTTCAGGCTTCCTGTTACTGTGCTGTTGGCTCTGTGTGTCTACAAGGCCTTCTTAATGGA GTTATTTGTCCATGTCTTTGTATTGGGCAGTTGGACGGTGCTGTTGGTGAAGGCTGTACTGACCGGTGCCATCTCTCTCTGCTCCCTGTTTCTCTTTGTCACACTCGTCCACAGCAACTAA